A genomic window from Flavobacterium azooxidireducens includes:
- a CDS encoding DUF3098 domain-containing protein, whose protein sequence is MSSKNEQKQEFLFEKVNYKILLIGIGIIVLGFILMSGGGSDDPAVFSEAIFDFRRIRLAPTVVLAGFGVVIYAIMKNPKKQSNPTN, encoded by the coding sequence ATGAGCAGTAAAAACGAACAAAAACAGGAATTCCTTTTTGAAAAAGTGAATTATAAAATTCTTTTAATCGGAATTGGAATTATCGTCTTAGGTTTTATTTTAATGAGTGGCGGCGGTAGCGATGACCCAGCTGTTTTTAGCGAAGCTATTTTTGACTTCCGAAGAATTCGTTTGGCACCAACAGTTGTTTTAGCTGGATTTGGCGTGGTGATTTATGCTATTATGAAAAATCCAAAAAAGCAATCAAATCCAACTAATTAA
- a CDS encoding cell division protein FtsX — MASSYEKYQKRRLISSYFSVVLSVFLVLFLLGILGFFVINSKKLSDDFKEEIPMSVYFKDAANDSVLKNFEAKLKASAYVKTDTFVSKETAASKHKDIIGEDFMQFLGFNPLQNSFDIHLKADYVEADSIKKIEKEFKENKMISDIVYDKHLVDLVNDNIKKITFWMLIVTGFLAFIAVLLINSSMRLSIYSNRFIIKTMQMVGATKSFIRKPFIMRSIKLGIIGALLAIIAIIGVLFYIDSNFPKLGILEDQIMIGSVLLGVLVLGILISWFSTFFATQKFLNLRTDDLY, encoded by the coding sequence ATGGCATCATCTTACGAAAAGTATCAAAAAAGACGACTTATTTCTTCCTATTTTTCTGTGGTATTAAGTGTGTTTTTAGTACTTTTTTTATTGGGAATTCTTGGGTTTTTTGTGATTAATTCGAAAAAATTATCGGATGATTTTAAAGAAGAAATTCCAATGTCGGTCTATTTTAAAGATGCTGCAAACGATAGTGTGCTTAAAAATTTTGAAGCAAAATTAAAAGCGTCAGCTTATGTAAAAACTGACACTTTTGTATCAAAAGAAACGGCAGCTTCAAAACATAAAGATATTATTGGTGAGGATTTTATGCAGTTTTTAGGATTTAATCCGTTGCAGAATTCCTTTGATATCCATCTAAAAGCAGATTATGTTGAAGCGGATAGCATCAAAAAAATTGAAAAAGAATTCAAGGAAAATAAGATGATTTCTGATATCGTTTACGATAAACATTTAGTTGATTTAGTGAATGATAACATTAAAAAAATCACTTTTTGGATGTTAATCGTGACCGGATTTCTGGCTTTTATAGCAGTTTTATTGATCAATAGCTCGATGCGTTTATCAATATATTCCAATCGATTTATCATCAAAACGATGCAAATGGTGGGAGCAACAAAATCGTTCATTAGAAAACCATTCATCATGCGAAGCATAAAATTGGGAATAATTGGTGCTCTATTGGCAATCATTGCAATAATTGGTGTGTTATTTTACATCGATTCTAATTTTCCAAAACTTGGTATTTTAGAAGACCAAATAATGATAGGTTCTGTCTTATTAGGCGTTTTAGTTTTAGGAATTTTAATTTCTTGGTTCAGCACTTTCTTTGCCACACAAAAATTCTTAAACCTTAGAACAGACGATTTATATTAA
- a CDS encoding leucine--tRNA ligase, whose amino-acid sequence MKYFHEKIEAKWQEYWAKNQTFAAQNNSEKPKYYVLDMFPYPSGAGLHVGHPLGYIASDIVARYKRHKGFNVLHPQGYDSFGLPAEQYAIQTGQHPEKTTKENIARYREQLDKIGFSFDWSREVRTSNPDYYKWTQWIFIQLFDSYYCKHSDQAFPISELVKVFEAEGNANVDIVCDDNIEIFSAAEWNAFSSERQQEILLKYRLTYLAETEVNWCPALGTVLANDEIVNGVSERGGHPVIRKKMTQWSMRISAYAERLLQGLETIDWSESIKESQRNWIGKSVGAMVSFKILPPTPSRGGGGEPGYMTGDPLLSKDLLPHAVEMRREPTFAEAMLWEELRKEKLGVRFRRQHLVGKYIADFVCLEKKLIVEVDGEYHNIPEQQALDAERTLELEQKYFFKVIRFTNDEVKHHISIVLKKIKETLDSRQSYRPVSPSLGGGRGEEISVFTTRPDTIFGVTFMTLAPEHELVSQITTPEQKAAVDAYVEATSKRSERERMADVKTISGVFTGAYAEHPFTKEPIPVWIGDYVLAGYGTGAVMAVPCGDERDYAFANFFKGKEGMPEIKNIFNQDISEAAFAEKSGFELVNSDFLNGLGYKEATKKGIEALEQIGQGKGKTNYRLRDAVFSRQRYWGEPFPVYYVNGLPQIIDVKHLPIILPEVEKYLPTEDGQPPLGNATHWAWDVEKLRVTSCELIDNKTVFPLELNTMPGWAGSSWYWMRYMDAHNENEFASQDALNYWENVDLYIGGSEHATGHLLYSRFWNKFLKDRGFITPEEPFKKLINQGMILGMSALVKKITEVLIDCPKIGLHHVFKLARPVCLSDDYYEVESETDYNLRKLYINSIDDEKVKEVLSGIEINEIEIKIYNSFQLHVDVNYINSSDELLIEEFEKSAIYNSNFENTTFFKINERFKVSREVEKMSKSKYNVVNPDDICNQYGADTLRLYEMFLGPLEQAKPWNTAGITGVSGFLKKLWRLYFDDNGLIVTNDEPTAEMYKSLHKTIKKVTEDIENFSFNTSVSQFMICVNELAQLKCNHRKILEPLAILVSPYAPHIAEELWSQLGHEGSVSTVAFPIFEEKYLIESEKEYPVSFNGKMRFTIKLPLDLTAAQIEEIVMADERTQAQLQGRTPNKVIIVPGKIINLVG is encoded by the coding sequence ATGAAATACTTCCACGAAAAAATCGAAGCCAAATGGCAAGAATATTGGGCTAAAAACCAAACCTTTGCCGCACAAAATAATTCTGAAAAACCAAAATATTATGTGTTGGATATGTTTCCGTACCCATCCGGAGCAGGTTTACACGTAGGTCATCCGCTGGGATATATTGCTTCAGACATCGTGGCTCGTTATAAAAGACACAAAGGTTTTAATGTGTTGCATCCACAAGGATATGATTCATTCGGACTTCCGGCGGAGCAATATGCCATTCAAACCGGGCAACATCCCGAAAAAACGACCAAAGAAAATATAGCTCGTTATCGTGAGCAATTAGATAAAATCGGTTTTTCATTCGATTGGAGTAGAGAAGTTCGCACATCAAATCCGGATTATTACAAATGGACGCAGTGGATTTTTATTCAATTGTTTGATTCGTATTATTGTAAACACTCCGATCAAGCATTTCCAATTTCAGAATTGGTAAAAGTGTTTGAAGCCGAAGGAAATGCCAATGTGGATATCGTTTGTGATGACAACATAGAAATTTTTTCAGCAGCTGAATGGAATGCATTTTCATCTGAAAGACAACAAGAAATTTTATTAAAATATCGCTTAACGTATTTAGCCGAAACCGAAGTCAACTGGTGTCCCGCTCTAGGAACCGTTTTGGCGAACGACGAAATTGTCAATGGCGTTTCCGAACGTGGAGGTCATCCCGTCATCCGTAAAAAAATGACCCAATGGAGTATGCGAATTTCTGCGTATGCGGAACGTTTGTTACAAGGTTTAGAAACCATCGATTGGAGCGAAAGCATTAAAGAAAGTCAACGTAATTGGATTGGAAAGAGTGTTGGGGCGATGGTTTCCTTTAAAATCCTCCCCCCAACCCCCTCCAGAGGAGGGGGAGGCGAGCCGGGATATATGACCGGAGACCCGCTTTTGTCAAAAGATTTGTTGCCTCACGCTGTAGAAATGAGAAGAGAACCCACTTTTGCAGAAGCTATGTTGTGGGAAGAATTGAGAAAAGAAAAGCTTGGTGTGAGATTCAGAAGACAGCACTTAGTCGGAAAATACATTGCCGATTTTGTTTGTTTAGAGAAAAAGTTAATAGTAGAAGTGGATGGTGAATATCACAACATACCAGAACAACAAGCTTTAGATGCAGAACGAACATTAGAACTCGAACAAAAGTATTTTTTCAAAGTAATTCGCTTTACAAACGATGAAGTAAAACACCATATCAGCATTGTTCTAAAAAAAATAAAAGAAACACTAGATTCAAGACAAAGTTACCGCCCAGTCTCCCCCTCCCTTGGAGGGGGTCGGGGGGAGGAAATTTCCGTCTTCACAACCCGCCCCGACACCATCTTCGGCGTAACCTTCATGACCCTCGCACCCGAGCACGAACTGGTTTCGCAAATCACAACTCCTGAACAAAAAGCAGCTGTAGATGCGTACGTAGAAGCAACATCAAAACGTTCCGAAAGAGAACGAATGGCCGATGTAAAAACCATTTCCGGTGTTTTCACAGGAGCGTATGCCGAGCATCCGTTTACCAAAGAACCCATTCCGGTTTGGATAGGCGATTATGTGTTAGCCGGTTATGGAACCGGAGCTGTAATGGCTGTTCCGTGTGGAGACGAACGCGATTATGCGTTTGCCAATTTCTTCAAAGGAAAAGAAGGAATGCCCGAAATTAAAAACATTTTCAACCAAGATATTTCCGAAGCCGCTTTTGCAGAAAAAAGTGGTTTTGAATTAGTCAATTCTGATTTTTTAAACGGTCTAGGTTACAAAGAAGCCACCAAAAAAGGCATTGAAGCTTTAGAACAAATTGGTCAAGGAAAAGGAAAAACCAATTACCGTTTGCGTGATGCGGTTTTCTCAAGACAACGTTATTGGGGCGAACCGTTTCCAGTTTACTACGTTAATGGTTTGCCGCAAATAATTGATGTTAAACATCTTCCAATCATTTTACCTGAAGTAGAGAAATATTTACCCACAGAAGACGGACAACCGCCGTTAGGAAATGCTACGCACTGGGCTTGGGATGTGGAAAAGTTGCGAGTTACGAGTTGCGAGTTGATTGATAACAAAACCGTTTTTCCATTAGAATTGAACACGATGCCGGGTTGGGCAGGTTCTTCTTGGTATTGGATGCGTTATATGGATGCTCACAATGAAAACGAATTTGCAAGCCAAGATGCTTTGAACTATTGGGAAAACGTAGATTTATACATTGGTGGTAGCGAACACGCCACCGGACATTTATTGTACTCCCGTTTTTGGAATAAATTTTTAAAAGACCGCGGCTTCATCACACCCGAGGAACCATTTAAAAAATTGATTAATCAAGGGATGATTTTAGGGATGAGTGCTCTAGTGAAAAAAATAACAGAGGTTTTGATTGATTGTCCAAAAATTGGATTACATCATGTCTTTAAATTGGCTAGACCAGTTTGTCTTTCTGATGATTATTATGAAGTTGAATCAGAAACTGATTATAATTTGCGAAAATTATATATTAACTCAATTGATGATGAAAAGGTAAAAGAAGTTTTGAGTGGAATAGAAATAAACGAAATTGAAATTAAAATATATAATTCATTTCAATTACATGTAGATGTTAATTACATTAACTCTTCAGATGAGTTATTAATAGAAGAATTTGAAAAATCAGCTATTTATAATTCTAATTTTGAAAACACAACATTTTTTAAAATAAATGAAAGGTTTAAAGTCTCTCGAGAAGTCGAAAAAATGTCCAAATCCAAATACAACGTAGTCAACCCCGACGATATTTGCAACCAATACGGAGCCGACACCTTACGTTTATACGAAATGTTCCTCGGTCCATTAGAACAAGCAAAACCTTGGAATACAGCCGGAATTACCGGAGTTTCAGGCTTCCTGAAAAAATTATGGCGTTTGTATTTTGACGATAATGGTTTGATTGTCACTAATGATGAACCAACCGCAGAAATGTACAAATCATTACACAAAACCATCAAAAAAGTAACAGAAGACATTGAGAATTTCTCGTTCAATACTTCCGTTTCACAATTTATGATTTGTGTGAACGAATTGGCTCAGTTAAAATGCAATCACCGAAAAATTTTAGAACCGTTAGCTATTTTGGTTTCACCGTATGCTCCGCACATTGCCGAAGAATTATGGAGTCAATTGGGTCACGAAGGTTCGGTTTCAACCGTAGCATTTCCAATTTTTGAAGAGAAATATTTAATAGAATCCGAAAAAGAATATCCGGTTTCTTTTAATGGGAAAATGCGATTCACAATCAAATTACCATTGGATTTAACCGCTGCTCAAATTGAAGAAATTGTGATGGCAGACGAACGCACCCAAGCTCAATTGCAAGGAAGAACGCCAAATAAAGTGATTATTGTTCCCGGGAAAATTATCAACTTAGTGGGATAA
- a CDS encoding zinc metallopeptidase: MIGYYIILGAIALVSWLVSRQLKKKFEFYSKVQLRNGMSGAEIAQRMLEDHGIYDVKVISTPGRLTDHYNPTDKTVNLSEAVYNQRNAAAAAVAAHEVGHAVQHATAYEWLTLRSKLVPVVSVSSGMSQWLVIGGLILGAASGSAIGFYVAIAGLVMMALATTFSFITLPVEYDASNRALAWLKKANMVGQQEYEGAQDALKWAARTYLVAAIGALASLLYWALQVFGSRD; the protein is encoded by the coding sequence ATGATAGGATATTATATTATACTTGGAGCAATTGCTTTAGTAAGTTGGTTAGTAAGTCGTCAACTAAAGAAAAAATTTGAATTTTATTCAAAAGTTCAATTGCGTAACGGAATGAGCGGAGCAGAAATCGCTCAACGAATGCTCGAAGACCACGGGATTTATGACGTAAAAGTCATCTCAACTCCCGGTCGTTTAACCGATCACTACAACCCAACTGACAAAACAGTAAACTTGAGTGAAGCTGTTTACAACCAACGAAACGCCGCTGCTGCAGCTGTTGCCGCTCACGAAGTTGGTCACGCCGTGCAACACGCAACCGCCTACGAATGGTTGACGTTACGTTCCAAATTAGTACCTGTAGTGAGTGTTTCCTCCGGAATGTCGCAATGGTTAGTAATCGGTGGTTTAATTTTAGGAGCCGCTTCCGGAAGTGCAATCGGATTTTACGTAGCCATCGCCGGTTTAGTGATGATGGCGTTAGCTACCACATTCAGTTTCATTACTTTACCTGTGGAATACGATGCGAGTAACAGAGCATTAGCTTGGTTAAAGAAAGCAAATATGGTCGGTCAACAAGAATATGAAGGAGCTCAAGATGCCTTAAAATGGGCTGCCAGAACCTATTTAGTTGCTGCAATTGGTGCCTTAGCATCCTTATTATATTGGGCTCTCCAAGTATTTGGTTCCAGAGACTAG
- a CDS encoding Lrp/AsnC family transcriptional regulator, protein MKINSLEIEIDGIDKEILRDLMEDARKPILQIANKIGISGAAIHQRLRKLEEAGVISGSKFVINNKVLGYKTMAFVGIYLDKASSNSDAVRELKKIPEVLECHYTTGNWSILVKIICRDNEHLMQLLNKKIQPIDGVSRTETFISLEQQIERQIQL, encoded by the coding sequence ATGAAAATCAATTCGCTTGAAATAGAAATTGACGGTATTGATAAAGAAATTCTTCGTGATTTGATGGAAGATGCTCGAAAACCCATTTTACAAATTGCAAATAAAATAGGAATTTCCGGTGCTGCCATTCATCAGCGGTTGCGAAAACTGGAAGAAGCCGGTGTGATTTCGGGTTCTAAATTTGTGATTAATAATAAGGTGTTAGGGTATAAAACGATGGCTTTTGTTGGCATTTATTTGGATAAAGCGTCGAGTAATTCGGATGCTGTGCGAGAATTGAAAAAAATTCCGGAAGTGTTGGAATGTCATTATACGACAGGAAACTGGAGTATTTTGGTTAAAATAATTTGTAGAGATAACGAACATTTGATGCAACTGCTTAATAAAAAAATTCAACCGATAGATGGTGTTTCGAGAACAGAGACGTTTATTTCGTTGGAACAGCAGATTGAGCGGCAGATACAGTTGTAG